A genomic region of Cotesia glomerata isolate CgM1 linkage group LG9, MPM_Cglom_v2.3, whole genome shotgun sequence contains the following coding sequences:
- the LOC123271985 gene encoding cytoplasmic dynein 2 intermediate chain 1 produces MQLQCIKTDTINMSSKGNVLLKSTSQESKIRDERKKVGKKEEEKKLAVKKDSTAMKETKSSSRRAVSNKAVNAPKSLSGSRTQTVASGARSKLTKQTSEEKRGVSTIFMPSKKSYTSKSSNKKDVQPKSKERMPSRERKKSRTLSPSEVKMLNRNLNMDVAQEPEYEYEDDFEDYESDFQECTDSEASQVSDESESASIDPEEPVELQAALKPEKILPNIIPPRKYVEEEHMLDSGHYELQEARRRAARIDLISASRSRNPPQAIQRPIVFSDDTKPSEIKSLPSSADEGFEDGRSGDFGKSPVIPQALTCDPGSVKKKNIKQWARGKQILQMIKLDVVEWSLFECAPVAYEEFIRIHGKINTRQTYTQTNEDNLSVEVQTEEIDSRNMWTQFPVVCRSSLKSGEDIKMFTRELVGVGGEDTEPVERIHYDILQLNEFLNNAGKLMLALLEGKASNVDTSIDTNEVPMPFSDQTIKLSVANVNFLSNRPVTMIRYSEISSRILVTIHEPADEDIETAASEFVTDCCIGCRWNVGEPFRPTKIFYSSSNISACCFHPTNYNIVFAGLEDGSISLWDLAEDEDYHRRVLDVDKKINWVVRGPTFNSGGNFEETSSKIVALTVISKVEEEIDGKNEFMPIQICSLDEDGSCVVWSVLKNFEGSVANHLGQSWWGKLKLVKSHEVPMHLDKHFKLNNFRGFTDVKIDSLDSDRLYVASNVNRVLHVTRIDKKPQPLGYNATDCTGGMTCIETCPFNQPFFLAGCQDGTVCLYSSMIERPLLQLRNLNSTAAIKIIQWSRSKPMTIFILDNDSWIHIWDLSKSDIFPTHSISPGKYSHVDSMQLSPCKSNNDLINQYMALGLNNGNVEIHKFNKQFQYSIKEEISTELKILINYLSVC; encoded by the exons ATGCAACTACAGTGTATAAAAACTGACACAATAaa taTGAGTAGCAAAGGAAATGTATTGCTCAAAAGTACATCACAAGAGTCTAAAATTCGCGATGAGCGTAAAAAAGTCGGGAAGAaagaggaagaaaaaaaactagCTGTCAAGAAAGACAGCACGGCGATGAAAGAAACTAAATCTAGCAGTCGCAGAGCTGTAAGTAATAAAGCTGTCAATGCTCCAAAGAGTTTAAGTGGGTCCAGGACTCAGACAGTTGCCAGTGGAGCTAGAAGTAAATTGACAAAACAAACTAGCGAAGAAAAGAGAGGCGTAAGTACAATTTTCATGCCtagcaaaaaaagttatacTTCCAAATCtagtaataaaaaagatgTCCAGCCCAAGAGCAAAGAGCGAATGCCTTCAAGAGAGCGGAAGAAATCCCGGACTCTCAGTCCCAGTGAAGTTAAGATGCTCAACAGAAATTTAAACATGGACGTAGCTCAGGAGCCGGAGTATGAGTATGAAGATGACTTTGAAGACTACGAGTCTGATTTCCAAGAGTGCACAGACTCAGAAGCTTCTCAG GTGAGTGACGAATCCGAAAGTGCCAGTATAGACCCTGAAGAGCCCGTAGAGCTTCAGGCAGCGCTTAAGCCTGAAAAAATACTCCCTAATATAATTCCGCCTCGGAAGTACGTCGAGGAGGAGCACATGTTGGACTCGGGGCACTACGAACTCCAAGAAGCTCGCAGAAGAGCAGCTAGGATTGACCTAATATCCGCCAGCCGTTCAAGGAACCCACCTCAAGCGATCCAGCGGCCGATTGTCTTCAGCGACGACACCAAGCCCTCGGAAATAAAATCCTTGCCTTCTTCTGCTGATGAAGGCTTCGAGGACGGGCGCTCTGGAGACTTTGGCAAGTCTCCGGTAATTCCACAAGCTCTTACTTGTGACCCTGGAAgcgttaaaaaaaagaatatcaaACAGTGGGCTAGAGGCAAGCAAATCTTGCAGATGATCAAGCTGGATGTCGTAGAGTGGTCGCTGTTCGAGTGTGCTCCAGTCGCTTATGAAGAGTTTATTAGAATTCATGGTAAAATCAACACGAGACAGACTTACACGCAGACCAATGAAGACAATCTGAGTGTCGAGGTCCAGACTGAGGAGATAGACTCCAGGAACATGTGGACCCAGTTCCCCGTTGTTTGTAGGAGTAGTTTGAAAAGTGGAGAAGATATTAAAATGTTCACCAGAGAATTGGTCGGAGTCGGTGGTGAAGACACTGAACCAGTTGAGAGAATTCATTATGATATCTTGCAGCTGAATGAATTTCTGAACAATGCTGGAAAGCTGATGCTTGCTTTGCTTGAAGGAAAAGCTTCCAATGTTGATACAAGTATTGATACCAATGAAGTTCCCATGCCGTTTAGCGACCAGACTATCAAGCTATCCGTAGCAAATGTTAACTTCTTGTCCAACAGACCTGTCACGATGATCCGGTACTCGGAGATCTCCAGCAGGATATTGGTGACTATTCACGAGCCAGCTGATGAAGATATTGAAACAGCGGCTAGCGAGTTTGTCACCGACTGCTGCATAGGCTGTCGCTGGAATGTTGGCGAGCCTTTTAGAcctaccaaaattttttactcttcTAGCAACATCTCCGCGTGCTGCTTCCATCCGACGAATTATAATATTGTCTTCGCTGGTCTAGAAGACGGCTCGATTAGTCTCTGGGACTTGGCAGAAGACGAGGATTATCACAGAAGGGTTTtagatgttgataaaaaaattaactgggTCGTTCGTGGTCCTACTTTTAATTCCGGGGGGAATTTTGAAGAGACTTCTTCGAAGATTGTCGCTCTGACGGTGATCTCCAAGGTTGAGGAGGAGATTGATGGTAAAAATGAATTCATGCCGATTCAGATTTGTAGTTTGGACGAAGATGGGAGCTGTGTTGTCTGGAGTGTGCTGAAGAACTTTGAAGGAAGTGTTGCTAATCACCTGGGACAGTCTTGGTGGGGAAAACTTAAGCTTGTTAAGAGTCACGAGGTTCCGATGCATTTAGATAAACATTTCAAGTTGAATAACTTCCGGGGATTCACTGATGTCAAGATTGATAGCTTGGATTCTGATAGGCTCTATGTTGCTTCCAATGTCAACAGAGTGTTGCATGTCACACGCATTGACAAGAAGCCGCAGCCGCTTGGTTATAATGCTACTG attgcaCTGGAGGTATGACCTGCATTGAAACTTGTCCGTTTAATCAGCCATTCTTCCTAGCTGGGTGTCAAGACGGGACTGTTTGTCTCTACTCCTCGATGATAGAAAGACCGCTTCTACAATTGAGGAATTTAAACAGCACTGCCGCTATTAAGATTATTCAATGGTCTCGCTCGAAACCGATGACTATTTTTATCCTTGATAATGACTCgtg gattcATATTTGGGATTTGAGTAAAAGTGATATTTTTCCAACCCATAGTATATCTCCAGGAAAATATTCTCATGTTGATAGCATGCAGTTGTCACCTTGTAAAAGTAATAacgatttaattaatcaatacaTGGCGCTTGGTTTAAATAACGGTAATGTAGAAATCCATAAGTTCAATAAACAATTTCAATATTCCatcaaagaagaaatttcaacggaattaaaaattcttataaattatttatctgtttgttaa
- the LOC123271553 gene encoding uncharacterized protein LOC123271553: MEDFLKIDWNPPTSDVVDDVFINEDRLESTSVMYQLIREMLVDPTKDAYKKYIDKITPDDVKTYKAMMAKQNVEKNLKRRKKEADDSVEQEIELPRGYVPGVPKKLDIRFPRSSSLTAEQQALGVKIYTSTNLSQMKPELEAYMDLRHLIDEEQKIYLDICKDNWNPDLIKLIREDLINKKWNKKLKSARKLHRHYLEAGNIPFTSEFKIKNNFVSTVIDVENLPLLLFPDPERRYVLDRYSKVIEARYFRDKNSQLFLGDLDSNFENLAKEHNVDLVITQSGLNCLAINIDPSYANNWILPVEVKEINNKNVVFVGKPLPPMVKNVLQKNSWVAKYILKSFFLVPDSPDANTQDNLLHSRPPNWRDPDTSVEDSDRVWCEQYQYNIYEIGSGGSPQNELMKSKIQKDYKLLVRTKIDGIEKSRNDEINRIKLAPKLENQLYLGAEAVTIEEGARQWISLAFTPDTTLLRVRMSAKTLEYIQRETRSTVSISNELNRLYSVKGEDAYPIIYNVADTMTKMSPGRYLLRHTPRNGAFANIYRETDQQSKGKNTIDLEVIFCQDEFETASNPPWPLIDNKALTPALICWKRLPAMFYPSKFPPKPQQKKNLRNRNAKK, from the exons ATGGaagactttttaaaaattgactg gaATCCGCCAACAAGTGACGTAGTGGATgatgtatttattaatgaagatAGGTTAGAGAGTACAAGTGTCATGTACCAATTAATCCGTGAGATGTTAGTGGATCCTACCAAAGAcgcttataaaaaatacattgatAAGATAACACCGGATGATGTTAAAACTTATAAAGCAATGATGGCTAAGCAGAATGTggagaaaaatttgaaaagacGCAAGAAGGAAGCGGATGATTCTGTAGAGCAGGAAATTGAATTGCCGAGGGGTTACGTTCCTGGGGTGCCTAAAAAACTTGACATCAGGTTTCCTAGATCTTCTAGTTTGACTGCTGAGCAACAAGCACTTGGAGTAAAGATTTATACTAGTACTAATTTATCGCAAATGAAACCTGAATTAGAAGCCTATAtg gaTCTAAGACATTTAATTGATGAAgaacagaaaatttatttggataTATGCAAGGATAATTGGAACCCAGAtctgattaaattaataagagaagatcttatcaataaaaaatggaataagaaattaaaatcagCTCGTAAACTGCATAGGCATTATTTGGAAGCTGGGAATATTCCATTTACTTCagaatttaagataaaaaataattttgtatcaACTGTCATTGATGtg GAGAACTTGCCATTGTTGTTGTTCCCGGACCCAGAGCGACGTTATGTATTAGACCGGTACTCAAAGGTGATCGAGGCCAGATACTTTAGAGATAAAAACTCTCAATTATTCTTAGGAGACTTGGACAGTAATTTTGAGAACTTAGCCAAGGAACACAATGTTGATCTGGTGATTACCCAATCAGGGTTAAATTGTCTGGCTATCAATATTGATCCTTCCTACGCGAACAATTGGATCCTTCCTGTTGAAGTCAAGGAAATTAACAACAAAAATGTTGTCTTTGTTGGCAAACCATTGCCGCCTATGGTGAAAAatgttttacaaaaaaattcatgggTTGCTAAGTACATTCTTAAGAGCTTTTTTCTTGTTCCTGATAGTCCTGATGCTAATACTCAGGATAACTTACTGCATTCAAGACCACCGAACTGGAGAGATCCTGATACTTCGGTTGAAGACTCGGATAGAGTTTGGTGCGAACAGTATCagtataatatttatgaaattggATCTGGTGGATCTCCACAAAATGAACTTATGAAaagtaaaattcaaaaagattATAAATTGTTGGTGAGAACTAAAATTGATGGAATTgag AAATCAAGAAATGATGAAATAAATCGAATAAAACTTGCACCAAAATTAGaaaatcaattatatttaGGCGCTGAAGCGGTTACAATAGAAGAAGGAGCAAGACAGTGGATTTCTTTAGCTTTTACACCAGATACAACTCTTCTGcgag tTCGAATGTCAGCAAAAACCTTGGAGTACATTCAACGAGAAACTCGCTCAACAGTTTCTATCAGCAATGAACTGAATCGCCTTTACAGTGTCAAAGGCGAAGACGCATATCCCATTATATACAACGTCGCTGACACTATGACAAAAATGTCACCAGGACGCTATCTTTTGCGACACACTCCGCGAAATGGAGCGTTTGCTAATATTTACAGGGAGACCGATCAACAATCAAAGGG gaaaaataCAATTGACCTTGAAGTTATCTTCTGCCAAGATGAGTTTGAAACCGCTTCTAATCCTCCATGGCCGTTGATCGACAACAAGGCACTTACACCAGCTTTAATTTGCTGGAAGCGTTTGCCAGCGATGTTTTATCCGTCGAAATTTCCTCCAAAACCTCAACAAAAAAAGAATCTTCGGAAtcgaaatgcaaaaaaataa